In a single window of the Leptospira sanjuanensis genome:
- a CDS encoding EAL domain-containing protein — MKEILDLSPNIDLVISRSIPVLDERIARNLFSLNAKHETAREILAEIGTEEFLPLSSETDRNDRLTSGMSLINALAAISETGNFHTEYQPILSLDTGKIFAYEALARFYIEGERISPEFAFQELHNWPDLFFEFEKNLKRFQVANKPQGKKLFLNIDPHVCKDQTQASYWTEFLSNQKNVVCEIIENTDSTRIADTRFCLNAFKEADIRIALDDVGGKQNLFCFDFLEYSNFIKFDKHWLTLFKTKESYKNIAWGLLDFARESNIQCILEGIETQEDLLIAAEMRFPLVQGFLFQSRNVSV, encoded by the coding sequence ATGAAAGAAATTTTGGATTTGTCACCTAACATTGATTTGGTTATTTCGCGATCGATTCCGGTTTTGGACGAACGGATCGCCCGAAATCTTTTTTCTTTGAATGCGAAACACGAAACCGCACGCGAGATCCTTGCGGAGATCGGCACGGAAGAATTCCTTCCCCTTTCTTCCGAAACGGATCGAAACGATCGCCTAACCTCGGGAATGTCGCTTATCAATGCGCTTGCTGCGATTTCGGAAACCGGAAACTTCCACACGGAATATCAGCCGATTCTTTCCTTGGATACGGGGAAGATTTTCGCATACGAGGCGTTGGCCCGTTTTTATATCGAAGGCGAGCGAATCTCTCCCGAATTCGCCTTTCAGGAACTTCACAACTGGCCCGATCTGTTTTTTGAATTTGAAAAGAATCTAAAACGGTTTCAGGTCGCAAACAAACCCCAAGGGAAGAAATTGTTTTTGAATATCGATCCGCACGTTTGCAAGGATCAAACACAGGCTTCTTATTGGACCGAATTTTTAAGCAACCAAAAGAACGTAGTCTGCGAAATCATCGAAAACACGGATTCGACCCGGATCGCGGATACGAGATTCTGCCTAAACGCATTTAAAGAAGCCGATATTCGGATCGCGCTCGACGACGTGGGAGGGAAACAGAATCTTTTCTGTTTTGATTTTTTAGAATATTCCAATTTTATCAAGTTCGACAAACACTGGCTCACGCTTTTTAAAACGAAGGAATCCTATAAGAACATCGCCTGGGGACTTTTGGATTTTGCGAGAGAATCGAACATTCAGTGCATTCTCGAAGGAATCGAAACGCAAGAGGATCTTTTGATCGCTGCGGAAATGAGATTTCCTTTGGTGCAGGGATTTTTATTTCAATCCAGAAACGTTTCGGTTTGA